In Thalassotalea fonticola, a single genomic region encodes these proteins:
- a CDS encoding nitroreductase family protein: protein MKDHDSSPLNDFIEYPADEMLNRSEDFYNDIKRRHSVRKFSDRDVDKAVIENCIKAAASAPSGANHQPWHFVAIHSSEIKKQIREQAELHEQGFYDGRAGEEWLDALKPLGTDASKPYLEKAPWLIAIFSQKRGGLDIEDRNTNYYVHESVGIATGFLINALHSSGLATLTHTPKPMSFLNKICQRGDNDRAYMLLIAGYPAADATVPKHAQTKKPFDDIATFM from the coding sequence ATGAAAGATCATGATAGTTCACCACTGAATGACTTTATTGAGTACCCCGCTGATGAAATGCTCAATCGTTCCGAAGATTTTTATAATGACATTAAGCGCCGTCATTCAGTGCGAAAATTTAGTGACCGAGACGTCGATAAAGCGGTAATAGAGAATTGCATCAAGGCCGCAGCTTCTGCCCCAAGTGGCGCAAACCATCAGCCTTGGCATTTTGTTGCCATACATTCCAGTGAAATAAAGAAACAAATACGCGAGCAAGCTGAATTACATGAGCAAGGGTTTTATGATGGCAGAGCCGGTGAAGAATGGTTAGATGCTTTGAAACCATTAGGTACTGATGCGAGTAAACCCTATTTAGAAAAGGCACCTTGGTTAATTGCTATATTTAGTCAAAAGCGTGGCGGCTTAGATATTGAAGATAGAAATACTAACTACTATGTCCACGAATCGGTTGGAATCGCGACCGGATTTTTAATTAATGCTTTGCATAGTTCAGGTTTAGCAACACTTACTCACACGCCAAAACCAATGTCATTTTTAAATAAAATATGCCAACGTGGTGATAATGATAGAGCGTATATGTTATTAATTGCAGGCTACCCTGCTGCTGATGCCACTGTGCCCAAACATGCGCAAACTAAAAAGCCATTCGATGACATAGCAACATTTATGTAA
- a CDS encoding ribonuclease E inhibitor RraB, with amino-acid sequence MMDRTDKSYNIERDTAEFPVDPNGNMLWHMAQEGDDLNRPREIQFSVIFQTQELALKFGRSLLANNQKLSFCPYLANPEYPWEITAYPEMQASYTNIISYQLLLETEARKFDGIYDGWYCLPQGNNLN; translated from the coding sequence ATGATGGATAGAACCGATAAAAGTTATAATATTGAGAGAGATACAGCTGAATTTCCAGTCGACCCAAATGGCAATATGTTGTGGCATATGGCGCAGGAAGGTGATGATTTGAATAGACCGAGAGAAATTCAATTTTCGGTAATTTTTCAAACACAAGAATTAGCATTAAAATTTGGTCGTTCGCTTTTGGCTAATAATCAAAAGCTTTCATTTTGTCCATATTTGGCTAACCCTGAATACCCATGGGAAATTACCGCTTATCCAGAAATGCAGGCAAGTTATACTAATATCATCAGTTATCAACTGCTGTTGGAAACTGAAGCTCGAAAGTTTGATGGTATTTATGATGGTTGGTATTGTTTACCGCAAGGGAATAATCTAAATTAA
- a CDS encoding acyl carrier protein phosphodiesterase: MNYLAHLYFAKPTKYSLAGNLMGDFTKGVDLSLLPLPVVNGIYNHRVIDKYTDNHPCVRALKLLLTTKRRRFSAVISDVVFDHFLVRHWDKFSELSFNEFSQHSYQQLSLVLDIMPERMRFTVDKMISQDWLSSYQDIDHTGKAIDSISKRIRFENNLAGAIEEVKLHYEQYESAFLEFFPQLQIYMLTNGKE, translated from the coding sequence TTGAATTATTTAGCGCACCTTTATTTTGCCAAACCGACCAAATACTCATTGGCTGGAAATCTAATGGGCGACTTTACCAAAGGTGTTGATTTAAGCTTATTACCATTGCCTGTTGTTAATGGCATTTATAATCATCGAGTTATCGATAAATATACCGATAATCATCCGTGCGTTAGAGCATTAAAGTTGTTATTAACAACTAAGCGACGGCGTTTTTCAGCGGTTATCTCTGATGTGGTTTTTGATCATTTTTTAGTGCGTCATTGGGATAAATTTAGTGAGCTATCATTCAACGAGTTTAGTCAGCATAGTTATCAGCAACTTAGTTTAGTACTCGATATAATGCCCGAAAGAATGCGCTTTACAGTTGATAAAATGATTAGTCAGGATTGGCTTAGCTCATATCAAGATATTGATCATACCGGTAAGGCGATAGACTCAATTTCAAAAAGGATCCGTTTTGAAAATAATTTAGCGGGTGCAATTGAAGAAGTAAAATTACACTACGAGCAATATGAATCTGCCTTCTTAGAGTTTTTCCCTCAATTACAAATATACATGCTAACCAACGGCAAAGAATAA
- a CDS encoding peptidylprolyl isomerase, with translation MKAFTKKIGYVYAFAIGALIIGTLVDNDPAIKSIDTFIAEQEIDKSADKWKEQLPKPPQVTFAENKTYFWELVTNKGPVTIELFPQYAPMHVSSTIYLTKLGFYDELKFHRVIPGFMAQGGDPQGTGRGNPGFKYEGEFHQDASHSKPGMLSMANAGPNTDGSQFFITFKETRFLDGRHTVFGQVVDGMDTLQELEKLGSQSGKPSEELLIMTAAIAVR, from the coding sequence ATGAAAGCATTTACTAAAAAAATTGGCTACGTTTACGCATTTGCCATTGGCGCTTTAATTATTGGTACTTTGGTTGATAACGATCCAGCCATAAAATCTATTGATACATTTATCGCGGAACAAGAAATAGATAAATCAGCAGATAAATGGAAAGAGCAATTACCTAAACCTCCACAAGTAACATTCGCAGAAAACAAAACATACTTCTGGGAGCTGGTAACAAATAAAGGTCCGGTAACTATAGAGTTATTTCCACAATACGCTCCTATGCATGTTTCAAGTACAATATATCTAACTAAATTGGGCTTTTATGATGAGTTGAAATTTCATCGGGTTATCCCTGGTTTTATGGCGCAAGGTGGCGATCCTCAGGGGACCGGCCGTGGTAACCCTGGTTTTAAATATGAAGGTGAATTTCATCAAGACGCAAGCCACAGTAAACCCGGCATGTTATCTATGGCGAATGCCGGACCAAATACCGATGGTTCACAATTTTTTATTACCTTTAAAGAAACTCGTTTTCTAGATGGACGTCATACCGTATTTGGTCAGGTCGTTGATGGTATGGATACCTTGCAAGAACTTGAAAAACTGGGAAGCCAAAGCGGTAAACCGAGTGAAGAACTGTTGATTATGACCGCGGCTATTGCAGTAAGATAG
- a CDS encoding GNAT family N-acetyltransferase yields MVVLILNSTWANLFVTMSITIRAAQVADATPTINYIFSSGPAAFDYVFQQSKPFLQESFSRGRSQFGFQNHHVALLNEQVVASIACFDRNEAQSMEMGCILDMLKFYRWRFPFAAIRGLRFECIVPKPVKHSLYIAHLGVAEQCRGQGVGKQLIAWAINKAEAQGYQSVSLDVAKSNPLAEKLYISLGFKQIAYRKSSITGISDHATLLYRLR; encoded by the coding sequence ATGGTTGTACTGATATTGAACTCGACATGGGCTAATTTATTCGTAACTATGTCCATTACTATTCGAGCAGCACAAGTTGCTGATGCAACCCCAACAATTAATTATATCTTTAGTTCTGGGCCAGCAGCTTTTGATTATGTCTTTCAACAATCAAAACCGTTTCTGCAGGAAAGTTTTTCTAGAGGACGAAGTCAATTCGGTTTTCAAAACCACCATGTTGCCTTACTTAATGAACAGGTAGTGGCAAGTATTGCCTGTTTTGACCGTAATGAAGCGCAAAGCATGGAAATGGGGTGTATTTTAGATATGCTGAAATTTTATCGTTGGCGGTTTCCTTTTGCTGCAATTAGGGGCTTACGCTTTGAATGTATTGTGCCTAAACCGGTAAAACATAGCTTATATATAGCCCACTTAGGTGTGGCAGAGCAATGTCGAGGTCAAGGGGTAGGTAAGCAATTAATTGCTTGGGCCATCAACAAAGCGGAGGCTCAAGGTTATCAGTCAGTGTCACTTGATGTTGCCAAGTCTAATCCATTGGCTGAAAAGTTGTATATATCATTAGGGTTTAAACAAATAGCCTATCGAAAATCATCAATTACCGGTATTTCAGATCACGCAACTTTACTATATAGGTTGCGGTAA
- a CDS encoding S9 family peptidase: MNLSLIGTLKKLTFSLTFTLAIVANINAEQRPLAVTDIMKFKQIVKPQLSEDGQWLAYSAQPDRGDSTFYLKAINSPKQYQVENGTSGAISADGRFAAVTIPPTLLAKEQADKKAKKKLKNNLEIITLASGARVTFTKVESFQLSDKFGYLAFISEIPEAEDKLADEATTSEPANTAEQNDEEAEIKLFNSKRINKSLTIVNLETGEQQVIEQVDGYAFAEKTPNLVYAISTKDGVENALKALNVKTSKTSLLVTKANSSFNGFSWNNEGNKVAFLQGDFSQENDIRSHIVKIWKSNNNKIKTIKTNDKQAANWYIPETNKLTWSLDDERLFFGFKPVVEKLAEIDTKPESTDDLYNIEKLTEGRNLQIWHGDDSLIKTNEKYQLGKDKKSFFTAVFHVDDNKLVRLADKKVISVKASNNENAVIAKTDLNYRKLRTWEGFFSDIYIVDLDNGKKSLVTKKLSSYSNVKLSESGRYAAFYENENIWIYDRNNNKKRNITKNLPVSFADEDHDYPSKVPGYGIAGWLEDDDGVLVYDKFDIWLLQTDGDDAKCLTCAVGRPNSLQFRVNKLDDEQDYFSDEESLLLTSYSDELKHFGFYQLNLANEQLTKLLEENKKFKFIAKAKHADKLLYTREDFNEYPDIWVADLNLSNNKKITNVNPQKDDFLWGQSELVEWRSNMGVKHQGVLIKPANYVEGMQYPVVVYYYRRFSQRMYEFNAMKVNHRPNFPFYTSNGYAVFLPDVHFEVGTPGHSTNKSILPGLQKIIDMGVADPKAIGLHGHSWSGYQTLHAITETDIFAAAVSGAPVSNMTSAYSGIRLGTGLARQFQYEQGQSRIGASMFERRDLYIENSPVFFADRINTPLLMQFGDVDDAVPWQQGVEMYMAMRRLEKNVILLQYEGEPHHLKKYPNKVDYTIKMKQYFDHYLKGAPAAKWMVEGEAYRESK, from the coding sequence ATGAATTTATCTCTTATCGGTACACTGAAAAAATTAACATTTTCACTGACATTTACCTTAGCAATAGTAGCAAATATTAATGCCGAGCAACGACCGTTAGCAGTAACGGACATTATGAAGTTTAAGCAAATTGTTAAACCTCAATTAAGTGAAGACGGACAATGGCTTGCTTATAGTGCACAGCCCGATAGAGGGGATAGCACTTTTTATTTAAAAGCAATTAACAGCCCTAAACAATATCAAGTGGAAAATGGCACAAGTGGTGCTATTTCAGCCGATGGCCGTTTTGCCGCAGTCACTATTCCCCCTACTTTGTTAGCAAAAGAGCAAGCAGATAAAAAAGCTAAAAAGAAACTTAAGAACAATCTGGAAATAATCACTTTAGCAAGTGGTGCACGAGTAACGTTCACTAAGGTTGAGTCGTTTCAATTAAGCGATAAATTTGGTTATTTAGCTTTTATAAGCGAAATTCCTGAAGCTGAAGATAAATTAGCTGATGAAGCAACTACTTCTGAACCAGCTAACACTGCTGAGCAAAATGACGAAGAAGCAGAGATAAAATTATTTAATAGCAAACGCATAAATAAAAGTTTAACCATTGTTAATCTTGAAACTGGGGAACAGCAAGTTATAGAACAGGTTGATGGTTATGCTTTTGCTGAAAAAACACCAAATCTGGTTTACGCTATCTCAACTAAAGACGGTGTTGAAAACGCTCTTAAAGCGTTAAATGTAAAAACCAGCAAAACCAGCTTATTAGTTACTAAAGCTAATAGCAGTTTTAATGGTTTTAGCTGGAACAATGAAGGTAATAAAGTTGCATTTTTACAAGGCGATTTTAGTCAAGAAAATGATATTCGCAGCCATATAGTAAAAATTTGGAAAAGTAACAACAATAAAATCAAAACCATCAAAACTAACGATAAACAAGCGGCTAATTGGTATATTCCAGAAACCAATAAATTAACTTGGTCGCTTGACGATGAACGTTTATTTTTTGGTTTCAAACCTGTTGTTGAAAAACTAGCAGAAATTGATACTAAACCAGAATCAACTGATGACCTGTACAATATTGAAAAGTTAACTGAAGGTCGTAACTTACAAATTTGGCATGGTGATGATTCATTAATTAAAACTAATGAAAAATACCAACTAGGCAAAGATAAAAAGTCATTCTTCACCGCTGTTTTCCATGTAGATGACAATAAGCTTGTACGCTTAGCCGACAAAAAAGTAATTTCAGTAAAAGCTAGCAATAACGAAAACGCAGTAATTGCCAAAACAGATTTAAATTATCGTAAGTTAAGAACTTGGGAAGGTTTTTTTAGCGATATCTATATAGTTGATTTAGATAACGGTAAAAAATCACTGGTGACTAAAAAGCTAAGTAGTTACAGCAATGTAAAACTAAGTGAGTCGGGTCGTTATGCCGCGTTTTATGAAAACGAAAACATTTGGATTTATGATCGAAACAATAACAAAAAGCGCAATATCACCAAGAATTTACCGGTAAGCTTTGCTGATGAAGATCATGATTATCCTAGTAAAGTTCCTGGTTACGGTATCGCTGGCTGGTTAGAAGATGATGATGGCGTTTTAGTGTATGACAAGTTTGATATTTGGTTATTACAAACGGATGGCGATGATGCAAAATGTTTAACCTGTGCAGTTGGTCGTCCTAACTCATTACAATTTAGAGTAAATAAACTTGATGATGAGCAAGACTACTTCAGCGATGAAGAAAGTTTATTGTTAACCAGTTATTCTGATGAGCTGAAACACTTTGGTTTTTATCAACTTAATTTAGCCAATGAGCAATTAACAAAACTGTTGGAAGAGAATAAAAAATTCAAGTTTATCGCGAAAGCAAAACATGCCGATAAATTATTGTATACCCGTGAAGACTTTAATGAGTACCCTGATATCTGGGTTGCAGATTTAAACCTTAGCAACAATAAAAAAATAACCAATGTTAATCCGCAAAAAGATGACTTTTTATGGGGGCAGTCTGAATTAGTCGAATGGCGTTCAAACATGGGAGTAAAACACCAAGGCGTATTGATTAAACCGGCAAATTATGTAGAAGGTATGCAATACCCTGTAGTTGTTTATTACTATCGCCGTTTTTCACAGCGCATGTATGAATTTAATGCGATGAAGGTTAATCATAGGCCTAACTTCCCATTTTATACATCAAATGGTTACGCCGTATTCTTACCCGATGTACACTTTGAAGTAGGTACTCCAGGGCACTCGACTAATAAGTCTATTTTACCGGGCCTGCAAAAAATCATCGACATGGGTGTTGCCGATCCAAAAGCAATTGGCTTACATGGCCACAGTTGGAGTGGTTACCAAACATTGCACGCGATTACTGAAACCGATATATTTGCCGCAGCAGTATCTGGAGCACCAGTATCGAATATGACCAGTGCATACTCTGGTATTCGTCTAGGAACGGGCTTAGCTAGACAGTTCCAATATGAGCAGGGGCAAAGCCGAATTGGCGCCAGCATGTTTGAGCGTAGAGACCTGTACATAGAGAACTCGCCAGTATTTTTTGCTGACCGTATTAATACGCCATTACTAATGCAATTTGGTGATGTTGATGATGCTGTACCTTGGCAACAAGGTG